The Sorex araneus isolate mSorAra2 chromosome X, mSorAra2.pri, whole genome shotgun sequence DNA segment GGAAGTGTCCAGGCACCCCCTGGACCTTCTGGCCGGTGCTCTGCTGCCGGCTCAGGCGCGGGCGGGCAGTTGAGGTCCCTTCTCTGTGTCCGCAGCATCGGCCGCCTGCACCCAGAGGGAGCTGGTGGGCGCCGTGGGGGGCGCCGTGACCTTCCCCGTGTGCCACGCACTGCAGCAAATAGACACCGTGGTCTGGACCTTCAACACCACGTTCCTCATCAGCCTCCAGCGCAACGCCACCCACACGCACAAGATCGTGGGTCCGACGCAGAAGCGGCCCCGGCTGAGGCTGGTGCCCGGGAACTACTCCCTGCGCCTGAGCCGGCTGCAGCAGGCGGACGCGGGCACCTACCGCGTGGAGCTGCACAGCTCTGAGCAGCCTCGGCCCCTCCTGCAGGAGTACACGCTGCTGCGTGTCTACGGTGAGCCCCTGCGGGCATCGGGCAGGGGCCGAGCAGCCGGTGGGGGCGCTGGCCTCAGGCCGCAGAGCACCAGGCCTCCACCGAGTCAGGTGGAGAACCCAGGTCTGGCCTGTCCCCACGTCTGTGTCGGGAGGGCAAGACTTCGGGTGTGGAGAGCTTGGCGGGTATAGACGTGCCCCCGCCTGACAGGGAGAAAGTGGGCTCAGGAATCAGggctttgagccacacttggtgagTTCAGGGTCActtctcgctctgtgctcaggctgactcctggctctgtgctcagggctgactcctggctctgtgctcagggctgactcctggctctgtgcttggagctgactcctggatctatgctcagggctgacttctggctctgtgctcagggctgactcctggctctgtgctcagggctgactcctggctctgtgcttggagctgactcctggatctatgctcagggctgacttctggctctgtgctcagggctgactcctgactctgtgctcagggccaactcctggctctgtgctcagggctgactcctgactctgtgctcagggctgactcccggatctgtgctcaaggctggctcccagttctgtgctcaaagctcacgcctggttcagtgctcagggctgactcctgactctgtgctcaggactgactcctgaatCTGTGTTCAGGGCCGACTCCCAGCCTgcgcttggggctcactcctagcaCAGCTCTGAGCTCTACCAGCTGTCCCCACTCACAGCAGCCAGGAGACTCAGCCTGCTCCGGGCCCCCCAGAGGGAGGGCCCGAGGGCTGCTGACCACTCTGCCTCTCCCTTTGCCCCCAGAGCCCCTGCCCAGGCCCGAAGTGAGCAAGGTCCTGTGGCACACGGAGAATGGGACCTGCCTAGCCAACCTGACATGCGCAGTGCTGCAGGAAGCTGCCGTGACGTACAGCTGGGAGTCAGCCAACGGGACCTGGGGGGGCCCTGTGCTCCCCGTCACCTGGGGACCAGGCAGCAGCGACCAGCATTTCGTCTGTGTGGCCAGCAACCCCGTGAGCAGCAACAGCTCCCACCCGCTGTCTGCCAGGGAGCTCTGTGGAGGTGCCCACGGGTGACCTGTCGGATTCCTCCTCACGCTGCTCTGCCAGGCTCCTCGAATCACTGAGGCTGTTtcctttgctgctgctgttgctgccggCCCGACTCTTAATGCCGGAACAGCAACCTAGGAacatactatattattttaatttattttatgtttttcgaTAGCagagcggtagggcgtttgcctttcatgccgccgacccatgtttgattcctctgcccctctcagagagcccggcaagctaccaagagtatcgcatccacacggcagaggagcctggcaagctacccgtggcgtattcgatatgccaaaaacagtaacaataagtctctcaatgagagacgttactggtgcccgctcgaacaaatcgatgagcaacgggatcacagtgacagtgacagtgtcatttttttcctttttgggtcacacctggtgatgcacaggggttactcctggtttatgcactcaggaattactcctgacggtgctcaggggaccgtatgggatgctgggaattgtcaccgcgtgcaaggcaaattccctacccgctgtgctatcactccagcccttttattttatttttttgcttttggggtcccacccggcgatgctcaggggttcctcctggctctgcactcaggaattactcctggcggtgctcgggggatcctatgagatgctgggagttggctgtgtgcaaggcaaacgcccgccccgctgtgctatcgcttcagccccagaacAACGCCACTGTGTTTATTCTCTGGGAGTGGGTTGGTAagaggggcccagggaggggaggcCTGACTCGGcttgccagtgctcgggggacggaACTGCTAAGCTCAGCCCTGCGCTGCTTCCGGGAGAGAGGGCGGGCGCAGGAAGGCAGCAGGGCTCGAAACggccccttctctccttccagaGCCTGATGGCCAAGCCGGCATTCTCCTGGCGCTGTTGCTccccctgacagtgctcctgTGCTGTGTGGTACTGGTAGCGGCTGTGCGCGCAGTGGTCCTGCTTCTGCGGCGGCAAAAGTCTGCAGGTGAAGCTGCTTCTCTCGCTTGCCTCGGCCGCGTGTCCGAGAGGCCAGTGGGACGGGGAGGTGGGCAGCATCGAGGCCACCATGTGTCATAGCGCCCCTGCAGgcagagcggggcggggggggggtgctcacGCCCTGTGGAGCCCAGCTCTGCACCCACCTTGGTGCAGCCACTTTAGTTTGGGGGCAGGACTTCCGGTGGCGCTTGGGACCCCGGGCTGCTGGGGGTCCTCCACAGAGCCCCCTCCAGCGCCCCCAGCCTGAGGCCCTGGAGACCTCTTTGGCCATACGGTGGCCCTGCCAGCCTCCCCCTTTTGCTGAGTGCGGGGAGGGAATCGAGCGGCTGTCCCAGCTGGAACCTCTTCACACCCACTTCCTGGTGGTCCCGGGAGACACACccacttcttcctttttttttttttttttttttgcttttttggtcacacctggcgatgctcagggctgactcctggctctgcactcaggaaccactcctggcggtgctcaggggaccctatgggatgctgggaatcgaacctgggtcggccgcatgcaaagcaaatgccctccccgctgtgctatccttccagctcTACACACCCACTTCTTAGCTCCTGGGAGAGcaactggggcagggggaggcagcgCTGACCCTCCCCACTGCTTCCAGAGCCCGCTGGAGAGAAGAGGGAGTCGGGGACTTTCTCTCACAATAGGATGTCGGCAGAGTACGACTCCGTTCTGCATTTGCCGGTCAGTCCGGTGAACACGCTGTACTCAACTGTGCAGGTCCTCCAGAAGGTGCGTTTTTAGGGGGgacccctctgcacccccaaagGCCTTTTCCTGCCTCAAGCTCCACTTTCCTTCCTTGGACCGGGCTGGGGGACTCAGTTTCTCCCTGGTTGGCAAAGCTGTCCAGAGGTCCCCATTCTCatcgctgggggtgggggtgtcccgcTGGAGgaaggaaggttccagaagccGGGGTAGAGggtgatggatggaaggaagtttccagaaactgaggcagagggtcatggagagaaggaaagttcCAGAAGCTGGGACAAAAGCTAACAGATGGAAGGAAGTTTCCAGAAGCTGGGGCAGAGggtgatggatggaaggaaggttccagaagctgGGGCAGAGggtgatggatggaaggaaggttccagaagctgGGGCAGAGggtgatggatggaaggaaggttccagaagctgGGGCAGAGggtgatggatggaaggaaggttccagaagctgGGGCAGAGggtgatggatggaaggaaggttccagaagctgGGGCAGAGggtgatggatggaaggaaggttccagaagctgGGGCAGTGGGTGATAAATGgaaggaaggttccagaagctgGGGCAGTGGGTGATAAATGgaaggaaggttccagaagctgGGGCAGAGGGTGATGGATGAGAGGAAAGTTCCAGAAACTGGGGCAGAGAGTgatggaaggttccagaagcgGGGGCAGAGAGTGATGGACAgaaggaaggttccagaagctggggcagaaggcagtGGAAGGGAGGAAAGTTCCAGAGCACACCTGCAGATAAATGAGGGCGCGCTTTTGGTGCTGGTGTGGGTGACCGTGAACCGCTTTGGGTGGGGGCCTGAGGGAGGGGGTGCCTTGGGGTGCGtgacctgccccctgccctgtaaCCTTCCGACCCATCATGTCTCCCCAGAAGGACAAAGCCCCCTCACTGCCCGAGAACAGGGACGCACCCAGGCCAGTCATCTATGATGAAGTCATCTAAGCAACACAtgtgccccgcccccgcgccccgagaTGGATCtctgggcccctcctgccccccgagCCTCTGCTAAGCGCCGTCGTCCTGACTCAGAGTCCTGGACCAGGCTGACACGGCAGCCCCACAGGGACACCGGGACAGCCCAGGACGCCCCTCCTGGAGTTGGGGTCCGAGAGAGCAGAAACCACAGGGGCCCCCCCACTGGCCAGACCTGTGTGCTTCAGGGAACTCAGCCCTCAGGGctgcccacccctcacccctcacccctgtcaGGCACTGGGAACCCGCTGAGGACGCAGGGCGGGGGCAGAGAAGACGTCCTGGCTGCAGGACACTCAGGCTGTGCGCCCCAGGCGGGGAAACTGAGTCTGGAGAAGACTGTGGGGGCTGGGAATGGGGGGGATTCTCTGAGCAgcttcccccagccccggggagccCGGGGGTGATGGATCCATCCAGTGCTGCCAGGTACCCTTGTAGATGTGTGAccccatatttatttttccactttctgaaaataaagtcattaaatACCATTTTCATACAGTGGTCTGCTCTGAGGCTGGGGTTCCCGCTCCCACCCAGGCAAGGTGGAGATGGCCCCTAacactggagcaacagcacagcggggagggcatttgccttgcacgcagccgacctggggtcgattcccggcatcccatagggtcccctgagcaccaccaggagtaattcctgagtgcagagccaggagtaagccctgagcatcaccgggtgtgacccaaaaagcaaaaataaaaataaaaagtgggctggagtgagagcacagaagggagggcatttgccttgcatgtggccaacccaggttcaattcccagcaccccatatggtcccctgagcaccgccaggggtaattcctgagtgcagagccaggagtaacccctgtgcattgctgggtgtaagcTAAAaagcctaaaaagcaaaaactaaaaataaaaatttaaaaaaagagatggcCCCTAACAGCAAAGGGGCCGATGCTGGCCGAgcccgggaccccccaccccagtgcagcGCGCTCGAACCACCAGCCATCAGAGCTCAGGGCACCTCCCTAAGTGCCACACTGTGCTCCTGGGAGACCCCCGGTTTAGTCTTCCAGGAGAAGAGGTGGGCTCCAGCTTGGGAAGGGCggacccctgccccagccttccTGCCCCGACTCCTGGCAGCTGTCCCCTGCATGTGCTGACGAGCGTTCTCTGGTGAGCGTCAGTTTCCCCAGAGCCAGAACTGGGACCTGCACCCTCAGATGCAGTGACCTCGCCAGCGAGGTTCTGTGGCGAGGACCCCGTGGGGGTCATGCATTCTGGGGGACCCCCGCCACCCCAGCTTCTCCTTGTGCCTGGGCTGGAGTGTTTTCAGTGGCTCTTGTTTCCTCCCACCCTGGGTGTCCCCAGTCCTAATCTCAGCAcgtttggcttcttttttttttttttttttttttacgtttgGCTTCTGTCTGCtctctctggggtgggggtctgcCCAGGTCTGCCGAGATCAATGCCGCCCCCTAGCCCCAAACCCCACCCAGCATCACAAGGGGGGGTCTGTGTGTCTGGGGAGAAGCACCCAGGAAAGCAGTCTAAGGGacacccagttttttttttcgggggggtgcTGATCTGGTGTTTtggcctcccccccaccaccagctcTCACTTTCCACCCATTCTTGATGGGAAAGCAGCCACGAGCAAAGAGAGATGATGATGGTGTGAAGAGGTGACACCCACCGAGAGGGGCTGAGAGGAAACTGTGAACCTCACAGGGGGGGTGCAGCCACCCCAGGACATACCATCCCCAGGAGCGGGGGAGCCCCGGGTGAGGTCAGCGGGAGGGGGACTCAGTGGGGGCGATGGCAGGAGCTGGACAGGGCACCTCCTTCTCGGGACCAGCCCAGACGGCCCCAGAGTCAGAATCAGTGGTGTTTTCCTCAAGAGGCCGGAGGCAGggtccagggctggagggagacaAGCAGGGAACCAACCTGGGGGTCCCACGTTCCCTTTGTCCCTGGCCCCAGGATAGATGGTAGGAGGAAGAACGAGGCCCCCACTCACATCTGCACACATATGGTGTGTAGACACACTCATGTACATACACGCACGCACTCATGCATGCACAGACATGTACACTCATTCATGCACATACTTTTACtcatgtgcatacatgcacacacatgcacactcattcatgcacacacatatacactcattcATGCACATACTTTCACtcatgtgcatacatgcacactcatgtatgcatacatgtgtatacTAATTCATGCACACACTCTTACtcatgtgcatatatgcacactCATGCATGTACACTTATTCATGCACAGACtctcatgcacatacatgtatgcactcatgcatacacacatgtacacatttaTGTACACACTCTCACTCaagtgcatacatgcacacacatgtgtatattcaTGCACATACtcatgtgcatacatgcacacactcattcatacacacactctcactcatgtgtatacatgcatgcacTCATGCAAGCACACATGTGTACCCTCATCTatgcacacactctcactcatGCACAtacgagcacagagcctggtTCCCAGGGAGCATGTACAGTGAGACTACAGGCTGTGAGAGGCTCCCCTACACGTGGGCACcgctggggggcggtggggaagggggggtgggggggagtggcgCAGTGGAAGGGGACTCTAACCCCAAGACGGCAGCTGATTCCACCTGCAGGGGCTGTGGTGAGTGTGGGAGCCCCCCCCCATCCTGTTTCCAGAGCTGAGGGGAGACCAGAGCATTGGTCGTGCCTTTGCtggctgagagagagagggagggaaagagaggaggagaggaaagagaagggagggagggagagggagagggaggaggaggaagggagagagggagggatagaggtagggagggagggagggagagaggtaggtagggagggagggagagagggagagggaggaggagggagagagggagggaaagaggtaggtagggagggagagagggggagggagagagggagggagagaggcaggtagagagggagggagagagggagagggagaggaagggagagagggagagggagaggaagggagagagggagagggagaggaagggagagggaggaggaagggagagagggagggagagaggtagggagggagggagagagggagagggagggagagagggagagtcagagaagacagagagacagagagacaggtagacagacacagagacagacccCCATGGCTTCCTGCCTGCTGTCAGGGCCCGCCGCCCCTCCTGGTCACCTTCCCACCCCAAtcccacccaggagtgatcagggacagggcagggactg contains these protein-coding regions:
- the SLAMF7 gene encoding SLAM family member 7; this translates as MGEFGVYLRLLIFGFLHAASAACTQRELVGAVGGAVTFPVCHALQQIDTVVWTFNTTFLISLQRNATHTHKIVGPTQKRPRLRLVPGNYSLRLSRLQQADAGTYRVELHSSEQPRPLLQEYTLLRVYEPLPRPEVSKVLWHTENGTCLANLTCAVLQEAAVTYSWESANGTWGGPVLPVTWGPGSSDQHFVCVASNPVSSNSSHPLSARELCGEPDGQAGILLALLLPLTVLLCCVVLVAAVRAVVLLLRRQKSAEPAGEKRESGTFSHNRMSAEYDSVLHLPVSPVNTLYSTVQVLQKKDKAPSLPENRDAPRPVIYDEVI